DNA from Eubalaena glacialis isolate mEubGla1 chromosome 2, mEubGla1.1.hap2.+ XY, whole genome shotgun sequence:
tcagtttttctttcattctctgggCCCTTTTTTCAAACTCTGTCGTTACACTAGAGTTAACTGGTCCTTTGGCAGGCATCGGCCCAATAATGTCCTCCTCTTCACTGCTACCTGTTTCCTTCTCAGAGTTGAAATACGATGATACTTGTCTTGGATCATCTCTGCCTTTGTCACTTTTCTGTGCAGATTTAAGAAAACCAGGTGGTAATGCAGGACCTATTATAGGCCTTGGAGGAGAATCATCCTGCTTTTTAAATCCAGGAGGAAGGGCTGGTCCAAAAAacccttcatcatcatcatcatcgtcatcctgatttctcctctgttttcttgCAGTTGGACCAGTGTCATCTTCTTCAGATTCTTGATTTCCTTCTTCAGACAAAGAACTACTGTCCTCGTCGCTGTCTGATGACTTTGAACTACTGCTTTTGTAATTAGGGGGCAGAGCTGGTCCTGCAACGGGGCTGGGGTCCCGCTCCTCGTCCTCCGCTGACCCGCTGGCCTTGAAGCCGGGCGGCAGTGCCGGCCCGATAAGATCCCTCGCCATACGCGGTGGCGGACACTGGTCAGTGGGtgcacttctgtggtataagtgttctccagtctgtgagtcacccacccagcagttatgggatttgattttactgtgattgcaccccttctaccatctcattgtggcttcgcctttgtctttggatgtggggatcttttctggtgagttccagtgtcttcctctcgatgactgttcagcaggtagttgtgattctggtgttctcgcaagagggagtgagagcacgtccttctactccgccaccTTGAACCAATCTCGGTGCCCTTAAATTTTTATGCTTGAAAACTTACTTTAGCCTCTTCTTATTTCCAGTTGAGGAGATTGCCCCCCACTATATATGAAAAACAGTTGTACCTCATGGTTTCCTGTTTTTAATAGGTATCAAGTAAAATACTCTTTTAATTATGCTCAAAGCTAACCAAACTCTCTTGTAAAAAGTCTGGAAGatagattttattttgattagGCAGATGCTATTGCTAAGAGAGGATTCTATTACCTTTTTGGCAACCTGGTACCTAACGCAAAGCATCAGGGAAAGAGTTTTGACACTTATGATATTACCAGAATGATCAGGGCAACATTTTTACTTAATATCTTGGAAGCTTTCAACATTTATCATATTAtggaaataaacaatttttacGGAATACAAGCCATGAAACAAGTAACAGTTGATTTgaagaaactaacaaaatataatCTAAAATGAAACCAACTGTCCTAAAAGCTAAACTAATTTTGCTTAAATAATTATCAAGAATTAGGTCACCTGAACATATACTATCCTAGAATACTAAACTTACCCGCTCATAAAACTTATCTAACTTTATTGCAACTACCTGTTTAAGTGTCTGCCTTCCTGCAACAATAAGCTCTGAAGCTCATGTGCCTGTACTACCTCTGCCTAGTTATCAGGACTCTTAATAACATGGTCTTCAATGAGTTTAGTATTTTAATTCCGTGACCCTCACAAGAACACTAAAAGGTAGATAGCACTGTCGTTGCCCCAGTTTTACAGATAAACAGATACACAGTTAAATAACTGGCTATGGTCCCACAaatggcagagcagggatttAAAACTCAGGCCATCTGGCTTAGCTTCAGGGCACTTAATCACCCCACTGGCCTCTCAGATCTCGTCTGTGTTCTCCACTGACCTCATTCACTGCTGAATGAATATGACAGAAAGGAGGCTGGATAGAGAGGTGACAAATCACAACGGCTGTTGCCAATGACAACAGGATGATTGACGGTTCCcgtccacccctcccccttgctttttcccttcctatggtttctaatttttctagATTTACCAAACTACTATAATTATAACCTAAAACTACATGCCCCAAATAAATACGTTACTTCTCCACTTAATTTGCTTCTTCTGAGtgtcttttaaaaacagcttcctcgggggcttccctggtggcgcagtggttgagaatctgcctgccaatgcaggggacacgggttcgagccctggtctgggaagatcccacatgccgcggagcaactgggcccgtgagccacaactactgagcctgcgcgtctggagcctgtgctccgcaacaagagaggccgcgacagtgagaggcccgcgcaacgcgatgaagagtggcccccacttgccgcaactagagagagccctcgcacagaaacgaagacccaacacagccaaaaatataaataaataaataaataaatttatataaaaaaaaaaaaaaacagcttcctCTTTCTCCATCATCCTTCCAAGACCCTCACTCAAGGATACAAGAGCCCACCCTCCCCTGCCCATCCCTGGACTTTGTACTAaatcaagaatattttaaatgttctcctAGAGTTTCCAGATGCTGGCAACCCTTTGTCCAGATGTGTTTTACTTCagtacatacttttaaaatttaagttggtTAGCAAAGTAAAAAATTACTCTAAATAATTTTGAACTGTTCACCGTTTCCAAACACCTTGAAATTCTGCTTTTTACTAGTGTTTATAATACTaggaacaaaaatgtaaaaccaaaCGGATGTAAACACTCTAACATAAAGACAGGTAACATGTACAGCCGTGACCCCAAGGGTGCCCAAGAGCACGCTGAGATGCTGGACCCATCCTCTGCTCGTTCGCTATGCTGAGTCACCAGCTGCGTGGCTCCTGGACCGAGCGCTTGGACCGTGGCTAGTGGgcctgaggaactgaatttttaattttaattaatttacatttaaacatCCGTGTGTGGCTAGTGCCTTCTCTATTGGATGACATGGCATCACTTCATGTTATCCACTATGTAATTTCCCTTTACACCCCAGAAAAGTTCACTCTGATACACAGTTCGGCAAGTTTCCCTGAGGGGTAACATTCTGGAATCCAATAGACAAATATATAACCAAAGTCGTGGCTTTAGCAATAAGGCAAACAGCATCCCTTACTAAATATTATGGATCGCCAAATGTGCAAaacctcatttattttaaataaacatttccctTTGCAGATTCGACCGCATAATAAAAGTGtacttcatttttctcccttgaAGAACAAGGAGAGAGCAAAACTGGAAGGAACTGAGGAGAGAAAGGACctaggggtaaaaaaaaaaaaaaaaaaaaaagagtctggggagaaggggagacTCTGGTTACATTAATTTCATATGATAGAAAAATATGCAATTATTCAAAAATAAGATCCTAAAAAAGAATGGCATGTgctaaatgtttaaaatacactattaagaaaaaaaggacaactCAAAATGTATACACGTTTATGCTCTATTAAATAGTGTCCATAAGGGTTTGTTTTCTGTAATTACATTTCTAATCAGAAGAAgtcagttaaaataaaaatcatttgtatATGTAACCAAGGCTTATAGGAAAGCTATAGGTACCTTCATTTACATTCACATCttgaaaataaatgttcaatTTCTGTAAGGAAATCTGGTGCCAGTAATCTAATTTTGGTACACGTACAGTAGAAACTGCCTTAAATGAAGCTTCAAtaacaaaagtataaataaagCTTGACCAATCTCAATGCAATCATTTGTTTTAAACCTCTCAATGATGTGTAGAGGTAAACTGAAAACCACAATCAAGGTTACCTGAATGATATTAAATAAACCAAAGCTGTAAAATCCTTTTGCCTTCTATTATGAGTATTAAAAAGCACGGTGGTTTGAATCTCTGCTGTGTTAATCATAgtacccaatccagaaatggcacatgtgtgcacacagacactacacacacacacacaccctgctatctccctcctttatttaaaaacatggaGAGGAGGGAATTCGGTATTAAAAGAAGATCCATGCATCACAATGACAACCTAGAAGAGCTGAAAATTACACACTATATTGTGTAAAGATTAAAAAAGTGAAAGTATTCTAACGGCTGGgaccctcttttaaaaataataatttaatctttctccaaaaggaaaacaaaaaacagaaaaactttagctcaagagaaaaaaagagacaagaaagagaagggtaaatttaaaactgaaaaacaagaaaacaacaaagATCAGAGGCAGTAGTGCTAACTGTATGTCCTCCTCTCCATTTTCTACGACTCATCTCCCTCTTTGGGCTAATTTTCTTGGCTGACacctccagaaaaaaattttataaaactgaTGAGAGCTGACATTCTTGTTTTGTTCCCGTGTTTAAGGTGATAAATTCTGGCTTCACATCGCCACAGATAAATATTATCTCGTGAAATCAGGACCCACACATCCTAAATTTATcaagagtatttttaaagaatgaatgctcaatttcacaaaatgtttttcagtatatacatattgtttttcCTATCTGACCCGTTAATATGAGTTCTCTTTATAAATTTCCAAATACTAACCCATCCAACCCACAATGAACTTCATGTGTTACGATGTATTGTTCTTTTAATGTGCGGGGAAGTCCACTGGCCAAtactttatttagaatttctgCATCAATATTCGTAATTAAGACTGACATTTCTTTTGGTCCTGCCTTTACTGGGTCTTGATATCAATGTTATactcattttgttattttaaaattatggaagCTTTCTACCTTTTATATGCTCTGGGAACATCTAAATACCAGTGGAGTGatctcttctttaaatatttgatggcATTCCCCTGAGAAACCAGCTGTCTCTGATATATTCtggtattttatttcttctggtttGTTTACAGCAATTTCTCCAATTAGGTGTTTCTATCTCTCCTAGTATCAGC
Protein-coding regions in this window:
- the LOC133084774 gene encoding GPALPP motifs-containing protein 1, whose protein sequence is MARDLIGPALPPGFKASGSAEDEERDPSPVAGPALPPNYKSSSSKSSDSDEDSSSLSEEGNQESEEDDTGPTARKQRRNQDDDDDDDEGFFGPALPPGFKKQDDSPPRPIIGPALPPGFLKSAQKSDKGRDDPRQVSSYFNSEKETGSSEEEDIIGPMPAKGPVNSSVTTEFEKRAQRMKEKLTKGDDDSSKPITRESWMTELPPELKDFGLGPRTFKRRAADKSGDRSVWTDMPADRERKAKETPEARKSFSKKDEEHILTGMEKRLAEQVSAYNESKRSESLMDIHQKKLKNKAAEDKNKPQERIPFNRDTDLKVHRFDEAQKKALIKKSRELNTRFSHGKGNMFL